The Candidatus Deferrimicrobiaceae bacterium genome includes the window GGCCCGAGCCCACGATCGCCCTCGCCCCGTGCGGCACGATGAGCCCCACGAACCCGATGAGGCCCGAGATCGCGACCACGGAGCCGGCAAGAAGGGAAGCGGTGAGGTACACCGCGGTCTTCACCTTCTCCACCGGCAGTCCGCTCTGGAAGGCGGCCTCGTCGCCCAGGAGC containing:
- a CDS encoding iron chelate uptake ABC transporter family permease subunit, which produces LLGDEAAFQSGLPVEKVKTAVYLTASLLAGSVVAISGLIGFVGLIVPHGARAIVGSGHRRLLPAAFLLGGTFLIVADVLARTAGPSGELPVGAVTALSGAPFFLYLLRRDRGKP